The Lepus europaeus isolate LE1 chromosome 21, mLepTim1.pri, whole genome shotgun sequence genome has a window encoding:
- the IL4R gene encoding interleukin-4 receptor subunit alpha, with translation MGRLCSGLLLPVSCLILVWAAASGSAQVLHKPSCISDYLSISTCEWEMARPTNCSAELSLSYQLEAVVPENYTCIPENLRDTVCVCHMFMEVMFGGDTYKLDLWAGRQLLWSAFFKPSENVKPKTPGNLTVHTNVSDTVLLTWSNPYPPNNFLYDELSYMLNVSSEEDPVEIKIYNVTYQEPTLRLPASSFKAGVSYSVRVRSRAGSYDSAWSDWSASARWQNHYQVPLKQRLPLGVSISCVIILAICLSCYFSAIKIKKEWWDQIPNPAHSPLVAIVIQDSQVSPWEKRAQSQEPAKCPHWKTCLTKLLPCLLEHGVRREEESPKAVRNRPCQCPEKPAWCPGLSKAVLWPERISVVQCVQLLEAPAQGEEEAVEEDGAGSPCPSPASSAGGFLDGREGIVARLTESLFLDLLGDQPGWGQSALLPSPGSGSALTPRAEPPDSGWPEEASWQGEEPASPASLASAGTPVVVTDNPAYRSFGACQSQTLPSPPEFAPDPLLAEDSGSPGAASELAAGLQPEPGSWEHVLRQWVLQHGAAPVPVSTPSSGYRECAPTEKQASAQDGTGPAAGPPGEAGYKAFASLLLAGGSVCMGTPAPGASSGGGGYKPFEHLVCPGDPAPVPMPLFTFGLDVEPPPSPGHPVAKGGDGQKSPPSPAQATQPVRDDLCSGIVYSALTCHLCGHLKQCHGQEESGQAQVVASPCCGCCCGDGAEPKSPWRTLDPSPPPDQAHLPPASPEPLGGFEEGKPPAAVPSSPRHARDSSQPPKMAGLVSPGPTHTRVA, from the exons ATGGGGCGGCtttgctctgggctcctgctccctgtgAGCTGCCTGATCCTGGTGTGGGCGGCAGCCTCTG GGAGTGCCCAAGTGCTACACAAGCCGTCCTGCATCTCCGACTACCTCAGCATCTCCACCTGCGAGTGGGAGATGGCCCGTCCCACCAACTGCAGCGCCGAGCTCAGCCTGTCCTACCAGCTGGAGGCTGTGGTCCCTGA GAACTACACGTGCATCCCCGAGAACCTCAGAGACACCGTGTGCGTGTGCCACATGTTCATGGAGGTCATGTTCGGAGGGGACACCTACAAGCTCGACCTGTGGGCGGGGCGCCAGCTGCTGTGGTCGGCCTTCTTCAAGCCCAGCGAGAATG TGAAACCCAAGACCCCCGGCAACCTCACGGTCCACACCAACGTCTCTGACACGGTGCTGCTGACCTGGAGCAACCCATACCCTCCGAACAACTTCCTGTATGACGAACTGTCCTACATGCTCAACGTCTCCAGCGAGGAGGACCCCGTGGAG ATCAAAATCTACAACGTGACCTACCAGGAGCCCACCCTGCGCCTGCCAGCCAGCAGCTTCAAGGCCGGGGTTTCCTACTCGGTGCGGGTGAGGTCCCGGGCCGGGAGCTACGACAGCGCCTGGAGTgactggagtgccagcgccaggTGGCAGAACC ACTACCAGGTGCCCCTGAAGCAGCGCCTCCCGCTGGGCGTCAGCATCTCTTGTGTCATCATCCTGGCCATCTGCCTGTCCTGCTATTTCAGCGCCATCAA GATTAAGAAAGAATGGTGGGACCAGATTCCCAACCCCGCCCACAGCCCCCTGGTGGCCATCGTCATCCAGGACTCTCAG GTGTCACCATGGGAGAAGcgggcccaaagccaggaaccagccaaGTGCCC ACACTGGAAAACGTGCCTGACCAAACTCTTGCCCTGCCTGCTGGAACATGGCgtaaggagggaggaagagtcgCCCAAGGCTGTCAGAAACAGGCCTTGCCAGTGCCCTGAGAAGCCTGCCTGGTGCCCGGGGCTGAGCAAGGcggtgctgtggccagagaggatcagcgtggtgcagtGCGTGCAGCTGCTGGAGGCCCCGGCGCAGGGCGAGGAGGAGGCCGTGGAGGAGGACGGAGCGGGCAGCCCATGCCCGTCACCCGCGAGCAGTGCGGGCGGCTTCCTGGACGGCAGGGAGGGCATCGTGGCCCGGCTCACAGAGAGCCTCTTCCTCGACCTGCTCGGGGACCAGCCAGGCTGGGGGCAGTCGGCCCTTCTCCCGTCCCCAGGAAGCGGGAGTGCCCTGACGCCCCGGGCCGAGCCCCCCGATTCTGGGTGGCCAGAGGAGGCATCGTGGCAGGGTGAGGAGCCCGCCTCCCCTGCCAGCCTGGCTAGCGCTGGGACGCCTGTCGTCGTCACAGACAACCCCGCCTACCGCAGCTTCGGCGCCTGCCAGAGCCAGACGCTGCCGAGTCCCCCGGAGTTTGCCCCCGACCCCCTGCTGGCCGAAGACTCTGGGAGCCCAGGTGCCGCCTCCGAGCTGGCCGCCGGGCTGCAGCCTGAGCCGGGAAGCTGGGAACACGTGCTACGCCAATGGGTCCTGCAGCACGGGGCGGCCCCAGTCCCCGTCTCAACCCCCTCCAGTGGCTACCGGGAGTGTGCACCGACCGAAAAGCAGGCTAGCGCCCAGGATGGCACAGGGCCGGCAGCCGGCCCTCCCGGAGAGGCTGGGTACAAGGCCTTCGCCAGCTTGTTGTTGGCTGGGGGCTCTGTCTGCATGGGGACACCTGCGCCTGGGGCCagcagcgggggcgggggctATAAGCCGTTCGAGCACCTCGTCTGCCCCGGGGACCCGGCCCCAGTGCCCATGCCCCTGTTCACCTTTGGACTGGACGTggagcctcctccctccccagggcatCCCGTGGCCAAGGGAGGGGACGGGCAGAAGTCGCCACCGTCCCCAGCGCAGGCCACGCAGCCCGTCAGGGATGACTTGTGCAGTGGCATTGTCTACTCTGCCCTCACCTGCCACCTGTGCGGCCACCTGAAACAGTGTCACGGCCAGGAGGAGAGCGGCCAGGCCCAGGTGgtggccagcccctgctgtggctgctgctgtggaGATGGCGCCGAGCCCAAGAGCCCCTGGAGGACCCTGGATCCCTCTCCGCCCCCCGACCAGGCTCACCTCCCTCCAGCTTCCCCGGAACCCCTAGGTGGCTTTGAGGAGGGCAAGCCCCCAGCGGCCGTCCCATCTTCCCCCAGACACGCTCGGGACTCAAGCCAGCCCCCCAAAATGGCGGGCCTGGTCTCCCCAGGGCCCACACACACGAGAGTTGCCTAG